A portion of the Pochonia chlamydosporia 170 chromosome Unknown PCv3seq00024, whole genome shotgun sequence genome contains these proteins:
- a CDS encoding peptidase family M3 (similar to Metarhizium robertsii ARSEF 23 XP_007826721.1) has product MPEEMSQHLPLIPNLAHIINIARRHVADHRNVIDTIMTEVTIVTARFSNVMGPIAEVENTQSGEKAVIAALRFAAMEKAMQHAVEEAEKIWLEYNAEVDKNTTLFNLLWAVKGKNEELDSESQRLLNRFLMRYTDCGHGSLDNDGIQEWHSTNQEIEKLCTQFNRNLREFDGNTCGIFFTDDELEGIPQYELEDCQIGLDGKRRMPLRWDQYVSVLRFARNSETRKRFQLAWGQRLPENIYLFKRIVLLRHKNARLRGYKTHAASRLPYRMAVSTEWVDSLLEELSVAMIAEGKKRFELIERTKTRNTPTNDITESHNMKSWDVAYYNRILNEESASVNQEKIMEYFPFHHTFKTLLELFATYLQLRFEKLPAEQLDGHIWCPDVEVWRLWDERPEAKGMFIGYLYADLLGRPHKYKGIQAVNLQPGYLKSDGTRVFPVSTLMCNFSARILNGCMLLKHSQVVTLFHELGHCTHDLLARTRYAKFHGYEVCVEFGEAIATMLENWCWMKDVLKDICCHFTALDLKYEEAWVKENPNVPIPRAEIPDELLEGLIETRRDSRLDRCLSQLCDAKFDIAVHNPSTGKALAELDEVKLYVDLYERFYFTRRPEPCYLHTTFSHLVSGYDAGYYAYICASVFAQDIFEKVFAKDYQCKTSWNRFRTELLEHGGSRDERVMLEKLLGSVPSTFALLRGLNIPYSATETLPK; this is encoded by the exons ATGCCAGAAGAAATGTCTCAACACCTTCCGCTAATTCCTAATCTAGCCCATATTATCAATATAGCTCGGCGACACGTCGCAGACCATCGTAATGTTATCGATACTATCATGACAGAAGTAACCATCGTGACCGCCCGTTTCAGTAACGTTATGGGACCAATAGCCGAAGTTGAAAACACGCAATCCGGCGAGAAAGCTGTTATTGCAGCGCTACGTTTTGCGGCTATGGAAAAAGCTATGCAACACGCTGTGGAAGAGGCTGAAAAAATTTGGCTTGAATACAATGCTGAAGTTGATAAAAACACAACCCTTTTCAACCTGCTCTGGGCTGTGAAAGGCAAGAACGAAGAACTGGACAGCGAGTCCCAGCGGTTGCTAAATCGCTTCTTGATGAGATATACCGATTGTGGACACGGGTCACTTGATAATGACGGCATTCAAGAATGGCACAGCACTAATCAGGAGATCGAAAAATTGTGTACTCAATTCAACCGAAACCTTCGAGAATTTGACGGCAACACTTGCGGCATATTCTTCACCGATGATGAACTCGAAGGTATTCCGCAATACGAGCTTGAGGACTGCCAGATCGGATTAGATGGCAAGCGACGCATGCCGTTACGATGGGACCAATATGTCTCTGTCTTACGATTTGCACGAAACTCAGAGACGAGAAAACGTTTCCAACTTGCCTGGGGACAGCGATTGCCTGAAAATATTTATCTTTTTAAGCGTATAGTTTTGTTACGACACAAGAATGCACGTCTTCGGGGATACAAAACCCACGCAGCCTCTCGCTTGCCCTATCGAATGGCTGTGTCAACAGAATGGGTAGACAGTCTTCTCGAAGAACTAAGCGTTGCCATGATAGCCGAGGGGAAAAAGCGCTTTGAGCTCAtagaaagaacaaaaaccCGAAACACTCCCACTAACGACATAACTGAATCGCACAATATGAAATCTTGGGATGTCGCCTATTATAATCGTATTCTAAATGAAGAATCCGCTTCGGTCAATCAAGAGAAGATTATGGAAtattttccatttcatcaCACATTCAAAACTTTGCTTGAACTTTTCGCAACTTATTTGCAGTTACGATTTGAGAAGTTGCCGGCAGAACAATTGGATGGCCATATATGGTGCCCCGACGTTGAAGTTTGGAGGCTTTGGGACGAACGACCTGAAGCTAAAGGGATGTTTATTGGTTATCTTTACGCAGATTTGCTGGGGCGTCCGCACAAGTACAAAGGAATTCAGGCAGTGAACCTCCAGCCA GGTTATCTCAAAAGCGACGGAACTAGAGTTTTTCCGGTTAGCACATTAATGTGCAATTTTTCAGCACGCATTCTAAATGGATGTATGCTGTTAAAGCATTCTCAAGTCGTTACTCTATTTCATG AACTTGGTCACTGTACGCATGATCTATTGGCCAGAACAAGATATGCTAAGTTCCACGGATATGAAGTTTGCGTTGAATTTGGAGAAGCTATTGCAACAATGTTAGAAAACTGGTGCTGGATGAAAGACGTTTTGAAAGAcatttgctgccatttcACTGCGTTGGATCTCAAATATGAGGAAGCATGGGTCAAGGAGAACCCAAATGTTCCTATCCCGCGCGCTGAAATACCCGATGAGCTATTGGAGGGTCTCATTGAAACTCGTCGAGACTCTAGGCTTGACAGATGCTTAAGCCAGCT CTGCGATGCAAAATTCGACATTGCGGTTCACAATCCTTCCACCGGCAAGGCACTAGCAGAACTTGATGAAGTTAAATTATATGTTGATCTTTACGAAAGGTTCTATTTTACAAGAAGACCAGAACCATGCTATCTCCATACAACTTTTAGTCACTTGGTTTCCGGGTATGATGCAGGCTATTACGCTTATATTTG TGCTAGTGTCTTCGCTCAAGATATATTTGAGAAAGTGTTTGCAAAGGACTACCAGTGCAAGACTTCTTGGAATCGTTTCCGGACAGAGTTACTAGAACATGGCGGTAGCCGTGATGAGCGAGTAATGTTGGAGAAACTTCTTGGATCTGTGCCAAGCACTTTTGCCCTCCTTCGGGGTTTGAATATCCCTTATTCAGCTACAGAAACTCTCCCCAAATAG
- a CDS encoding DDE superfamily endonuclease domain-containing protein, whose protein sequence is MEGRIQEALQYIGEYPHAKIATVAREFGVPRGRLRYRLEGRTALSDRPPTHAKLTVPEEKALCRYIDRLDRINLAVRTEFVTDAANTILKERSGAGESLTVGKKWTARFLKRHKYSKRLQKKMHSDRQASEDLERVNAYFQRLSTILIEEGIPPEDIWNMDETGFRIGVGKDQVIVTRRKRAHYFGLPENRESATAIESISAGGRVLPAFLILSGQMHMAKWYGVPGLDENAAIRPTPSGYSNDEISLEWLEHFNKWSAQSCLGKKRLLILDGHGSHHTKQFIQYCDDHDIIPFGMPPNLTHILQPLDVAVFQPLKHYHAKALDIMVRDGLVHIGKLEFLSCIGNVRDQAFKESTIRSAFKKTGIHPFNPQAVLEILAARQPEGTPSPPFSGLQSSPFSTPVTLRQMNKVADKVTRVIREDENLDPDLRYEMSRFIRGSLSLATELIQTKRDLGRTKMAEHLAQQRKALKNSPLQPGGVLKVAQGREMVRQRAEDQLAKARRMVEAAELKALNARKRVFEEAAKEARKWRASERLDRAEVVDSEGGRRLLKRF, encoded by the coding sequence ATGGAAGGAAGGATTCAGGAAGCTCTGCAATACATTGGGGAATATCCCCATGCCAAAATTGCCACAGTTGCGCGAGAGTTTGGCGTTCCACGTGGGCGACTGCGTTACCGCCTCGAGGGTCGTACCGCACTCTCCGATCGCCCACCAACTCACGCAAAGCTTACTGTCCCTGAAGAGAAGGCATTATGTCGCTATATTGATCGTCTTGATCGTATCAATCTTGCAGTGCGTACTGAGTTTGTTACTGATGCGGCAAATACAATCTTGAAAGAGCGGTCTGGAGCGGGGGAATCTCTGACAGTTGGGAAGAAGTGGACTGCACGCTTTCTGAAACGTCACAAGTATAGTAAAAGGCTTCAAAAGAAGATGCATTCGGATCGCCAGGCTTCTGAAGACCTAGAAAGGGTCAATGCCTATTTCCAACGACTCTCTACTATCCTGATTGAAGAGGGGATTCCCCCGGAAGACatctggaatatggatgAGACTGGATTCCGTATTGGGGTTGGAAAGGACCAAGTCATTGTCACAAGACGGAAGAGGGCTCATTATTTCGGGTTACCTGAGAACAGAGAGTCTGCCACTGCGATTGAGAGTATCTCTGCGGGAGGGCGTGTGCTCCCAGCCTTTCTCATTCTTTCGGGGCAGAtgcacatggccaagtggTATGGCGTGCCTGGTCTTGATGAAAATGCTGCCATCAGGCCAACTCCTAGTGGCTATTCAAACGATGAGATAAGTCTTGAGTGGCTTGAGCACTTCAATAAGTGGTCAGCACAGAGCTGCCTTGGAAAGAAGCGCCTCCTTATCTTGGATGGTCACGGCTCCCACCATACGAAGCAGTTTATCCAGTACTGTGATGATCATGATATCATCCCCTTTGGTATGCCCCCAAACCTTACTCATATCCTCCAACCTCTTGACGTCGCAGTCTTTCAACCACTGAAGCACTACCACGCAAAAGCACTGGATATCATGGTTCGAGATGGACTTGTCCATATTGGAAAGCTTGAGTTCCTGTCTTGCATAGGCAATGTGCGAGATCAGGCATTTAAAGAGAGTACAATACGCTCGGCATTTAAGAAAACTGGGATCCATCCCTTCAATCCACAGGCAGTCCTCGAAATCTTAGCCGCTCGGCAGCCCGAGGGTACCCCATCTCCCCCCTTCAGTGGATTACAGTCCTCACCATTTAGCACTCCAGTAACACTTCGTCAAATGAACAAGGTGGCTGATAAGGTCACGAGAGTAATCAGGGAAGATGAGAATCTTGACCCTGATCTTCGCTACGAAATGAGTCGCTTTATCAGAGGATCGCTGTCTTTAGCCACGGAGCTTATACAAACCAAGAGGGATCTAGGGAGaaccaaaatggctgagcaTCTCGCGCAACAACGTaaggctttgaagaataGTCCATTGCAGCCAGGAGGGGTGTTAAAAGTGGCCCAGGGTCgtgagatggtgaggcaGAGAGCGGAAGACCAACTGGCtaaggcgaggaggatggtcgAGGCGGCAGAGTTGAAGGCGCTCAACGCCCGCAAACGTGTATTTGAAGAAGCGGCAAAAGAAGCCCGTAAATGGAGGGCCTCCGAAAGACTGGACAGAGCAGAAGTAGTGGACTCTGAAGGTGGTaggcggctgttgaagcgATTCTAG
- a CDS encoding ATP-dependent DNA helicase PIF1 (similar to Metarhizium acridum CQMa 102 XP_007809564.1): MTLNLLVQSTEAALSDRSGDLPDYLHSAHRFLINNHYRKYLERNDQHKDATYLEYLQSYNLKTWRRLAANAKKRVLSYFPRYSSVEASPHGSIRFAAAYRFCREQHRDTHADDHYGEPDANELRAEDDEFELEVHEEPVTDEDWHELARMLPDRPLEEEDIDMLGRRDIDINYDWAPHVGRYTDDGILNGDYWKQRKTGNRLDLDVDHQPLEARDSLNRDQRLVYDTVMDHFLTQESSQLLLHVDGGGGTGKSYLINLLSAHLQAAAAGRGTPVWRAAPTGVAGNQISGTMLHSLLHLPINKDFKPLSAVDKVQLQKKLKDIKYLIIDEKSMLGLRQLSWIDDRLRKAFPNRNEEFFGGLRVEIKGRNAYRHFDKSVFLKVVQRQRGDEQDAFRTALGELRLLQLSVKSWKLLSGRVQGKLDDQEVAMFANALRVYTTKDMVNEYNHYHLDCLSRPVIQVKAKNVGFGAAAAPDDKAGNLPKQIPICIGARLMLTSNLWQPVGLCNGARGTVYDIGWAPGADPIQDPPCVIMMEFDKYSGLVFLTTADGRKIVPILLVDRDFLIGATLCTRTQFPLIVCYAITVHKSQRITEDMIVTDLSCRDFQTGLSYVAVSRVKTLAGLMLDAPFDRNYLFYESL, from the exons ATGACACTGAATCTGCTTGTTCAGTCgacagaggcagccttatccgacagATCTGGTGATCTGCCGGATTACCTCCACTCTGCACACCGCTTTTTAATCAACAATCACTACCGGAAGTATCTCGAGAGAAATGACCAACATAAGGATGCAACCTACCTCGAGTACCTGCAGTCGTATAATCTCAAGACATGGAGGAGACTCGCTGCCAACGCGAAGAAGAGAGTCCTGTCTTACTTTCCTCGGTACAGCTCTGTGGAGGCATCTCCCCA CGGTTCGATTCGTTTCGCGGCTGCGTACAGGTTTTGCAGAGAGCAGCACCGTGATACCCATGCGGACGATCACTATGGTGAGCCAGATGCAAATGAACTAAGGGCAGAGGACGACGAATTTGAGCTTGAGGTCCATGAGGAGCCTGTTACGGACGAGGACTGGCATGAACTCGCCCGCATGCTTCCCGACCGCCcgctggaggaggaggacatCGACATGCTTGGCCGCCGagacatcgacatcaattaTGATTGGGCCCCTCACGTTGGACGGTATACTGATGATGGTATTCTCAACGGCGACTACTGGAAGCAACGCAAGACGGGAAAccgccttgaccttgacgtGGATCATCAGCCCTTGGAAGCCCGCGATTCCCTAAATCGAGATCAGCGCCTAGTGTACGATACGGTGATGGACCACTTTCTGACCCAGGAATCTTCTCAGCTGTTGCTACATGTAGATGGTGGAGGCGGTACCGGGAAGTCATACCTCATTAACCTGCTCTCGGCGCACCTCCAAGCCGCTGCTGCCGGGAGAGGGACACCTGTTTGGCGTGCCGCGCCCACTGGCGTCGCGGGAAATCAGATATCGGGCACTATGTTGCACTCCCTGTTACACCTTCCAATCAACAAGGACTTCAAGCCCCTCTCAGCCGTTGATAAGGTTCAGCttcagaagaagctgaaggacATCAAGTACCTGATCATCGACGAGAAGAGCATGCTGGGACTGCGTCAGCTATCATGGATCGATGACCGTCTCCGCAAGGCGTTCCCGAATAGGAACGAGGAATTCTTTGGTGGACTAA GAGTGGAGATCAAAGGCAGGAACGCGTATAGACACTTCGATAAATCGGTCTTCTTGAAGGTTGTCCAGCGGCAACGGGGCGACGAACAGGACGCGTTTCGCACAGCTCTGGGGGAATTACGGTTGCTCCAACTATCGGTGAAGTCCTGGAAGCTCCTTTCCGGTCGGGTACAGGGAAAGCTGGATGATCAAGAGGTCGCCATGTTCGCCAACGCCTTGCGAGTATACACCACTAAAGATATGGTGAACGAATATAACCACTACCACCTTGATTGCCTCAGCCGGCCAGTCATTCAGGTCAAGGCTAAGAATGTCGGCTTTGGCGCGGCTGCGGCCCCTGACGACAAAGCGGGCAACCTTCCGAAGCAGATCCCTATATGCATTGGTGCCCGTCTGATGCTGACGTCTAacctttggcagccagttgGCCTCTGCAACGGCGCTCGCGGTACAGTCTACGACATCGGCTGGGCACCTGGGGCTGATCCCATCCAAGACCCTCCCTGCGTCatcatgatggagtttgacaaATACAGCGGGCTGGTGTTCCTGACCACCGCTGATGGCAGGAAGATTGTTCCGATTCTCCTAGTAGACAGGGACTTCCTCATTGGAGCCACTCTTTGCACTCGCACCCAGTTTCCCCTGATCGTATGCTACGCGATTACGGTTCACAAGTCCCAAAGGATCACCGAAGATATGATTGTTACGGACCTTTCCTGCCGGGACTTCCAGACTGGTCTCAGCTACGTAGCTGTCTCTCGTGTCAAAACGCTCGCGGGCCTAATGCTGGATGCGCCATTTGATCGTAATTACTTGTTTTATGAATCTTTATGA
- a CDS encoding floculation protein FLO1 (similar to Metarhizium acridum CQMa 102 XP_007815352.1): protein MTVIRQALMLGAAYWHAATSLVIEERTFHTSTPCLTSTHTTTIPWTGTTTTCTTVTPCSGPVTVIVETPLVAATCASTTSSRPTATPTLTPGGPCPIKAECGAAGLNIDYYANSFGGYERSKPSSYYLTEGLSPLRSSLTNVTFFPWNFGEYPPNLPQVNPNPSIGFPYWAGWTRETNGGIVVDANNFTLVYSGFYRAPATGTYQLCASADNENDIFFGQGNAFSCLDGKPISKAQPLLKAPFGHSMDIKCTNVEMIQDQFYPVRNVMGNWAAPSAFNFTIQQPGVDFANRKNAFAGEVYPLDCGLY from the coding sequence ATGACCGTCATCCGTCAAGCTCTCATGCTCGGTGCAGCCTACTGGCACGCGGCAACGTCCCTCGTCATTGAGGAGCGCACATTCCATACCTCCACGCCGTGCCTTACATCGACACACACCACTACTATCCCTTGGACAGGAACGACTACCACCTGCACAACTGTGACACCTTGTTCCGGACCTGTTACTGTCATTGTCGAGACGCCACTGGTAGCGGCCACTTGTGCTTCGACCACTTCCAGCCGGCCCACAGCCACTCCAACCCTCACTCCGGGTGGTCCATGCCCGATCAAGGCCGAGTGCGGTGCAGCCGGGCTGAACATTGACTACTATGCCAATTCATTTGGCGGTTATGAAAGAAGCAAGCCTTCTTCCTACTACTTGACCGAAGGCCTCAGCCCCCTTCGCTCGTCTCTCACCAACGTCACTTTCTTCCCTTGGAACTTTGGTGAATACCCTCCAAATTTGCCTCAGGTCAATCCGAATCCATCAATCGGTTTCCCCTACTGGGCTGGCTGGACCCGGGAGACCAACGGCGGAATTGTTGTGGACGCCAACAACTTCACGCTTGTCTATTCCGGCTTCTATAGAGCCCCCGCAACTGGGACGTACCAACTCTGCGCTTCAGCTGACAACGAAAATGACATTTTTTTCGGCCAAGGCAATGCATTTAGCTGTCTCGATGGCAAGCCCATCTCTAAAGCCCAGCCACTCCTGAAGGCACCCTTTGGCCATTCCATGGACATTAAGTGTACCAATGTCGAAATGATTCAGGACCAGTTTTACCCTGTTAGAAACGTCATGGGAAATTGGGCTGCCCCATCGGCTTTCAACTTCACGATTCAGCAGCCTGGAGTGGATTTTGCGAACCGCAAGAATGCGTTTGCAGGCGAGGTGTATCCTCTTGACTGTGGACTTTATTAG
- a CDS encoding ribonuclease H-like protein (similar to Metarhizium robertsii ARSEF 23 XP_007817788.1), whose translation MNSFLVRTPSGLESTVTATTESASQTADSPGIPPAEPTNSTSKRKRMTTAEATWEHTRRPRATEPERGGPKQDLVFYCKYCNSPPYSTYVSTTFRNHLLKVHSVEAASAEPNSTKKARTNLLKGAFNKAGEIEVAKLQEREEHVLRNALNRKAAMEAVVQLVTVRNLPYNCNAWPELHALLMAANYTAEDLINTSHGHIQKLCSNSYAIHKDILRKRLQSSPSKLHLSADVWSAPNHKGFLGICAQFMQEGEMSPCQALLALPELPGKDGPGSRVESNSTQSTGCSSVVGRS comes from the coding sequence ATGAACTCATTCCTCGTTCGCACGCCTAGTGGCTTAGAGTCTACCGTAACTGCCACAACTGAGAGTGCTTCTCAGACTGCTGATAGTCCAGGCATACCACCCGCCGAGCCAACCAATTCAACTTCAAAGCGCAAACGCATGACTACGGCTGAAGCCACTTGGGAGCATACTCGACGGCCCCGGGCCACCGAACCCGAGCGCGGCGGGCCAAAACAAGACCTAGTGTTCTATTGCAAGTACTGCAACAGTCCACCGTACTCCACATACGTGTCAACCACGTTCCGCAACCATCTACTGAAGGTGCATTCAGTTGAGGCCGCAAGCGCGGAACCAAACTCGACTAAGAAGGCGCGCACCAACCTTCTTAAAGGGGCGTTCAACAAAGCTGGGGAGATTGAGGTTGCGAAGCTTCAGGAAAGAGAGGAGCATGTGCTTCGAAACGCACTCAACAGAAAAGCCGCGATGGAAGCTGTGGTCCAGTTGGTTACCGTACGCAATCTTCCATATAACTGCAATGCCTGGCCAGAATTGCATGCTCTACTCATGGCGGCAAACTACACGGCAGAAGACCTCATCAATACTTCTCACGGCCACATTCAAAAGCTCTGCTCAAACTCCTACGCGATCCACAAAGACATCCTTCGAAAGCGGCTTCAATCCTCACCCAGCAAACTTCATCTCTCCGCTGACGTATGGAGCGCACCAAACCATAAGGGGTTTCTTGGGATATGCGCACAATTTATGCAGGAGGGCGAAATGAGTCCCTGTCAAGCActccttgccttgcctgAGCTTCCTGGCAAAGATGGCCCTGGGAGCAGGGTTGAAAGCAACTCCACTCAATCCACTGGGTGCTCTAGTGTAGTGGGTAGATCATAA
- a CDS encoding ribonuclease H-like protein (similar to Metarhizium robertsii ARSEF 23 XP_007826683.1), producing the protein MDMMQDWKKRKERSWSELGPLGKLHNIAVHIRANDYRYNLFRKRAGKVLGLDNDTRWNSWYLLLDTALDKEEHVKWYQDKHYDTLVENYLSPQDWQNLRETRNFLQPFWKITLLNEGYRSTLDRTLFTMDVLHRHYQQAFNKYKLNQQLLGPILTSWHVFDKYYRLSDESPAYGAALILQCRPADRSRSWQASTPLLTLTDATGFLQMGSRFAIMERKLE; encoded by the coding sequence atggacatgatgcaggATTGGAAGAAGCGAAAGGAGCGAAGCTGGAGTGAATTAGGTCCCCTCGGCAAACTACATAATATTGCTGTCCACATCAGAGCCAACGACTATAGATACAACTTGTTTCGGAAGCGAGCCGGCAAGGTCCTCGGGCTTGACAACGATACGCGCTGGAACTCATGGTACCTTCTGCTGGACACCGCTCttgacaaggaagagcatGTCAAGTGGTACCAAGACAAGCACTACGACACTCTTGTAGAAAACTACTTGTCACCACAGGATTGGCAGAATCTCCGCGAGACGCGGAACTTTCTACAGCCGTTTTGGAAGATAACCCTCCTTAATGAAGGCTATCGTTCAACGCTTGATCGTACACTATTCACGATGGATGTCCTTCACAGGCACTACCAGCAAGCATTCAACAAATACAAGTTGAACCAACAACTACTCGGTCCGATACTGACGAGTTGGCATGTCTTCGACAAATACTACCGGCTCTCTGACGAAAGCCCGGCATATGGTGCGGCGCTTATTCTCCAGTGCCGCCCGGCAGACCGTTCGAGATCGTGGCAGGCATCCACACCACTTCTCACGCTCACCGATGCCACAGGATTTTTGCAAATGGGCTCTCGCTTCGCTATAATGGAGCGAAAACTGGAGTAG